taatagagataggaaatatgcaaatgtaccaaaggaaagagacatggtacaaaggatatgtcaattaagcttaaaaagttctatataatatagattgctccccgtaaatatgtgccttgagaggaatacaaattttGGCCTTTAAATGCCAAacacacataattaggttaatgagaacatatctatatcatacataatgtgaagtgcattgtgtcatagtataagtgtgatgctcatgacagtttatgcacttatgaaagcatgttagaaacatcttaagcatttacccttaaggatttcaaagaggcttaaggaccatccacctttgaaacaaaggcagcttatcctcgttacaaggttaaactTTAAGCTCTTtaacaataaaattacttcaccatgttttaacaaagatgcaagaatgaatatttgagaagttaaactaggtatgaagcagggctaatgcatgaacatgctttctcttccttttatacaagatatgcaaagaaagtatgaaaaaggaagatttaggtacaagttaaaatgaaaggaagttgttttacccttttgtacctttacatagagacgctctcttcattgtgctttgtccttagtcttagtcgcttaagacctatactcaagacaatatatggaaatattttgcacaagagagagttctacaactagtgatcctttttccAAGACATTGTTagtatatatcaaatggatcacaaggtGCATAAtagtatcatgaattctccttttaacttagtgcacatcaagagagatatcgattgataGTATGTGCGACACTAAGAATTATAaggttaattgaagttattcaatgatcaaacaaataacagatgtgatcaaaagaacaacatatgcattagaataggagaatccagtaaatatgctactttagcaatgaaagcaacaatccttgataagagcgacattattttaacaagttggattgatatgcagttgtcggtgttttgggtccgaccgcgcacccggggttgcccctcaaggtgctttttggagtaggacggtgttaccgactgtagctccatggttcgtgctagatgcacgagggacagtggacaattgtgtataggttcgggccgctttgagatgcgtaacaccctacgtcctggcgtgagtactttatgtggtgggttacaaggaggctctctagtattggaaacgtagagagccgaggtggatggctaagtaataaGGTCGATCGTCTTGATgaggtgcccctaggccttatatactcgatcgtggggcattacatgtggatatgataataaTGGGtgcctaaataatagtgaactgactgagtatatcttcctataattcagccgacccatcctcgctcagttccgatgtacgtggcccctgcgcgggaaggtcgggtcactgttgtgatcaccGCTCGAATTCATCGGGTcgtctgggcttgcgtcgatCTGGCCTTGTATCGATCCTCTTTATTGGACGTTCCTTCCCAGGCCCACAaagggatgaccttgcggatTATTGGGCCCATGGGCCCCTCGCGAGGCATCttgtccttctggtggacccgggggatatccgtcccccacaagcctccgatctttgggttgattttgaaataaccggccCAAAGATCCAAGATCCAGCTTGTAGTTTTTGATTTTAACAAGAAATGCCATGGAAATAAGCCTGTCGGGTCActacttctgaactctgagtgatcCGGTAAAACGATCTTTTACTGTCTTCTTCCGCTATTATTCCTCGGAATTTGGTGTTTTATCTCAGGttcatgcttcagaggtcagtatTTTGCACTGTAGAACTTTAaagttcattgggtgcaccgaaggtgcacccaatgggtgtagcccccgagcttcgagtggatttttgcagataatccactcgaaggtttgtcggcgtctcgagaccggggggtccctaagccgacgagtgagtgtgccacgtgccccagcccagatgggtcgagcgcgtgggcgagcgcgaaggggggaaagcgaggtggccggagacgggcgtgagagaggtggaaatcctgcggccttcgtgttcgtcccgcgcccaggtcgggtgcgcttgcagtagggggttacaagcgtccacgcggggagggaagcgagcggccccaagagagcgcttgtcccgtcctcgtccccacgcggccaaccttctctaagaaggccctggtccttccttttataggcgtaaggagaggatccaggtgtacaatggggatgtagcagagtgctacgtgtctagcggggggagagctagcgccctaagtacatgccaatgtggcagacggagagatcttggcaccctgctggtgtgatatcgtggctgtcggaggagcaacggagcctggcggagggacagctgtcggagcggtcgagtccttgctgacgcccccctgcttccgtaagggagctgagagccgtcgtcgtcacagggcttgcggggcgccatcattgcctatctggcggagctagccagatgggacaccggtcttgttctctgcggcccgagtcggctcggggtagggtgatgatggtgcttcctgttgacgtggcgtgcctgtgccctaggtcgggcgacgtggaggttcctccgaagccgaggtcgagtctgtcttccgtggccgaggccgagcccgagcccctgggtcgggcgaggcggaggtcgttcggcagaggccagggcggagttcgagccctggggtcgagcgaagcggagttcgtcgtcttctggggctgagcccgagtccgagccctgggtcgggcggagcggagttcgtcgtcttctggggctgagcccgagtccgagccctgggtcgggcggagcggagttcgccgtcttccggggcttagcccgagtcagagccctgggtcgggcggagcggagttcgccgtcttccggggcttagcccgagtccgagccctgggtcgggcggagcggagttcgccgtcttctggggcttagcccgagtccgagccctgggtcgggcggagcggagttcgccgtcttccggggcttagcccgagtccgagccctgggtcgggcggagcggagttttctatggcgccttcggcagggcctgactgcctgtcagtctcactctgtcaagtggcactgcagtcggagtggcgcaggcggcgctgtccttctgtcagaccggtcagtggagcggcgaagtgacggcggtcacttcggctctgccggggggcgcgcgtcaggataaaggtgtcaggctacctttgcgttaaatgcccctgcgactcggtcggtcggtgcggcgatttagttagggttgcttcttagcgaaggcaaggcctcgggcgagccggagatgtgtccgccgttaaaggggggcctcgggcgagacggaaatccctcggggtcggctgcccttgcccgaggttaggctcgggcgaggcgtgatcgagtcgctcgtatggactgatccctgacttaatcgcacccatcaggcctctgcagctttctgctgatgggggttaccagctgagaattaggcgtcttaagggtacccctaattatggtccccgacaaggttGTTGGGggtttgttctcaaatgctatgaatcaagaacaaggcaacataaaatgttaaatatcaaagcccttcgtccttcgaagcattatctcccttcggatataatgaatttcggacgaaggtcatgaaggacataccttcatgatcataataaaatatgAAGAACATTCATACACAAAATATAGAAAATAACATAAtctctttaaacattattatcaattttcttttacttatattacttgcgcaaacaatagtaaattacaagtgtaccttcggcttgaaggaatgtaagagtacaagcgtgacgctaaagcgaatgccaagtcagcgtgaacagtacgggagtactgttcatctatttataggcacgagacgcagcccgtgtagaattacattaatgccctttacatttatcaataattctatagcaattcttcgaggtctaatttggcttttcatctttaagtcggttcctcttttctgctgtcatgccgaagcttttctgcacatagcttcgtgatcgtcttatccttcgtcgtgatcgctttccatcccagtcaagcttcctcttaaccatactcttgtatacccgcaacctgactccgaagatacatgttcacatatttcacttggaaaaacattgtcaaatcatgtttttgaggaccttcggaagccgaaggcccccaacaaaggtcttcatttcaagtcttctcaGAAATTACTTTTATCTTCCACTTGTGTTTTTTTAGAGGTAAGCCTTGCCTTAGTTTTGtcgtatgctttagaggtcagcattttgtcttTCGGGGATGATTATTCAGGTGTAgcacccgagctttgagtggatttttgaaaataatccactcgaaggtcttcgttTCCTACTGTTTTTCAAAAACCATCTTTTtcttttgtcgaatgccttagagatcagcattatatcattaatgttatgctttagaggtcagcatacattttTGTCTTTGAAGCCGAGTACGCGAtctgtccatatcttgctaggtctggcaatttatttgatctgcgactgattggacgttcgatagatggcctttggctagtcttcatatcacttcgtgcttcaatgcttctgtcgattagacttgtacctcatcagctatatttggctttcctttgatacttgttgatatctcccttctgtcttgaggtattcattggttatactgtatggatgtgactgcttgggaaaatctattgaaaattcctggacgtcccccccaatgggtgtaggcaagggacggcttggtgcgctgagtgtttagcaaactgcttctgagtagtaacttgatgtgaccgcgggtgtaatcatatcgcccaagcagttgactgaagtcccaatgggtgtcgtgttacgtggaacggcgtcagccgcctgacgtgtctccagatggtttgaattgcatattgaatttttgcgactgttcggtggccgtggtaggaggtgagcggttgccttcttcttctataaatagtgttcttgcttctccggcattttcacatCTCTTACCGCTGCTCGCTGTTTACTTTCTTCTCTttccttctactccaccatgggcaagagcaagaagggtggtagttcttcgcatcactccggcgacaagcggaagcgtgagccgactcctccctcggaggacttcggtgactcggagtactcggaggagttctcctccgagtccgagggctcaccggtccatgcctctcccccggcgtcgtcttgtGACTCAGATGACTCCTAGGGGCTCGCCGCAGAggtgtggacctacatccggACCGTCAAGCGcgtcgggctcgagggctcggatgagtcggagtactccttggactaggagaactcctcggactcgtccgaggagggcggcgatggtggtgacggcgacgacgacggaggcgatggtGACGGCGGCGAAGGCGACGACAAGGGTGCTGACGGCGGCGGCAAAGGTGGCAGCGGCAAaggtggcagcggcgacggcggcgatggcagcaagggcagcaacagggACAACAACAAGGGCagtagcaagggcagcaacaaggccagtggctaggcgccactggttttaaatgttagtatagattagtagtagaagtagtattagtaaaataacgtagtagtagttagtagtatagtgtagtgaaatatgatgtagtaatggggaggacatcaactcataatgagttgatttgtaagttcggtagTGCTTCCCTTttataatgaagaatgatttcgcccAATTCTGTGTGCACCATTTTGCCTTCCTGTCGATCGTCGATCATATTAATGCTTACTGCAGATGTTGTTTCTGAGTGTAATGCTTGAGTAGCGACTTAGAATCGTTGAGTCGCGCTTCAGACTGCCTTCTTCGCGATGTCAGCGTACGTGCGCTAGCTGCAGCTTGGACCTTGGTCGGTCGATTTGTAGGCGTGGCATGAACGTGAACACTGGCATAGTGGCATGGCATCCGAGGAGTAACCGTCGCCCAAGTTTACGTGACAGGTCAGCAGCTATATCTGTTGTGGTTTCGATCGGTTTCCCTTTCACATGGGCATGGTGATTCTTTGACGAGCACTGAGGGAACGAAAAGCGCGAGGAAGACATGCTGGGTAGGCTACGTAGTTCTCTTCGTGTGTTGGTGTAGTGTAGGGGCACATACATATGCTACCTTTTCGGTTCTTGCGGCCGCCATTGGATTAGAGGAGCAAAGGTGATGAAAAAGTTCGGAGGACACACAATTTTCAAAGGTCCTGTCTAGTACACTATCAAAATAAGCTAGTCTGAGTCACGGCTGCCATTGGAGGACGGGCAAAGAAAGGTGACGAAAAGCCAGTCTGACCCACACAGTTTTCAAATTAACAATGGCCTTGTGCAACTCTTTCGTGTTCCAAAGCCACTCCTAGGTCCCAGCTATTTCAATGTAATCTTGCATGCATACATAGCCACATCAGTGTACTTAAGGTCCTTATTGGTATTTTTTTTTCTTTCACCTCCACAATCTGAGAAGTTTGGTTTTCCTTTCTAATCTATAATGGCttgtttggaaactcaaatcccctTAATAATTAGAGAGCATTGAGGGAGAAACTAGTTCATTTTCATCTCCATCAttttcaaactagccctaagggtTTTATAGTGTAATGCCCGTGTGTTGCTGAGGCATTTGATGATATAGTATAGTAGTTATACAACGCCCGAGGGTCTAGTAGCAAGCCAGTTTGATAGACCATCTCcataaaaataaatttaaaattaaaaTAGACCCCCAAAAAATAAAATTAAAGTGGACATGATTAACTCACATACCAGATATTAAATTGTAGATATTGCACTTTATCTTAGGTAAAAGGTCGAGAAAAGTATGAGTTAAAAAGAGACATGTTCTTTTTTTGTAGCTCGCTCGGTCGCTTTTCCTCCTTCACCTAGTGAGATGGTACTATCCAAGAGCGTTGTATTGCGTGTGGTTTCGTATCATATTAGGCTTAGGTGTTTCTCACGGCCATATCTAGAAGGTAACAACCTATTTATTAGCCGAGATGTAGGGGAGAAAATAGATCACCTTACTCACTTTGCATGTGACGCACAATAGACAATGCACGAAACTCGTACTTTTAAAGGAGTAGAGATATAGACAGAGTTAGAAAGGTGGGCTTTTAGTCAGTCGTGGTATCCAATACTGCCGGGCATGACATAAGAGGATAATAAGAAGGCTAATTGCCCACAAGGGAGTCTTACAACAGCACATCGCAACTGCATTACTCCAAGTCTCCAACACACAGTTCTTTGGCACCTAGAGTACAATTCTTCAGCTAACATGTACTGATGGTTGGCGCTGGAGCAGCTCTCTCTTCAACCATCACGTGCCATCTGGTAACCGTTTTATGTTCTTCGACAACAAAGCTCCTTTTTCTAGATTGTCAGCAACCTCCACTTAACTGGGTGCTCAGAATTTTCATGGACCACGGATCGCTCTAGTCGTACCAGTTCAGAAACGGGGGAGCCTGGCCCATATGTTGTCTGACAGGCTCCTTTTTTCCTGCTTTGGTTTTCATTTTGCTTTTTACcatcaaagaaatttgatcaaaatATTCCATTTGCAATTAATGGACCAAGTTCTTTTTGCTTTGTTTCATTTTGAAGGAAATTTGATCAAACTGTTCCTGTCGCAACAGTTGTTTTCTTTCCTGTGTCAGCCAGCCCATGGGTTGTCTGACAGGCTCTTCTTTTTGTTTTTGCTGCGCTGTGCTGCAATTTGAAGGAAATTTGATCCAAGTATAGCTGCAGTTTTCCTTCTCGACATTGCTCTCAAATGAAAAGGCTTCGGCCATTGCTGGAACGGCTTCTCTTTATTTTCTCAGCTTTTGAATAAAAACCCGTGCAAAATATTCCTACCCCCAATCCCCCATCGTATCCTTACAAACAGTTCTCTAATTTGTTACAAAACCTAGTAGAATCGTGCTgtctgtcacaaaagaaagtggaTGAGTTGACAGGATCATTACCATTCTTAAGCTGTTACTTTCCTACAGAACTGTCGCTTCCTCGAGATCTTTCAGTACAAGCAAGGCTAGAGCTCCACGAGTGGTGACGGAATTGTTGTTTATCTCTGTCTGATCTTTCACATCGCCAACGAGCCATtggcaattttgccattatcatttgtgggcttcgccagtatgccatcggacccacaaatcatagacacagacggccccaccagtcatagacacgagatggcataataacaggcagccaaatttgagagtggcaaaacAGCAAATTTCTCATCGCCAACAACTCTCTCGAGGCATGCGGCCAGCAGATGAACGCTTCTGCAGACACACATCACGTCACTACGCACGCGATCGATGCTATATCTCGTTCTTCCTTGACGATCACAGAACCAGCCGGTTGATGCAGCATCTTTGTCAGCCGCAGGAAAAGCCTCTGAAACCGCTGATCGCTGCCTGCCCTCGGTCGCTTACCGTGCTCGCCTGCTTTCCGTCTCCTTGTGTTCTCAGCGGGACGGCGTCGTGCGCGGCCCGGCGTCGATCACCAATGGCGTGCAAGGTGAAAGGGATCTTCAAGGGCCTCAAGGCCTTCTCCCGGATCTTCGGTAAGCGGGCATTTTGTTTCTCTTTCCCGCCTGAAATCCTCAAACTCCGGACATGGACGCACTGTCTGTTTTCCTCCATGGGTCGTCGCCGGTCCTTGCAGCGGTGAAGGAGCACGAGATGGAGATCGGTTGTCCGACTGACGTGAAGCACGTCGCGCACATCGGCTGGGACAGCGCGGCGGGCGGCGCGTCTCCGAGCTGGGTAAACGGACACCAGAAATTCAGGGCACTGCCGCTGCGACTTCCTTCAAATGTTTGGATTCTGATCGGTACAGTTTTTGATTTGGTTCTGGGTCTTGTATATCTTTGCAGATGAACGACATCATGGCGTCCTCAGACTTGTCGTCCCTGGGCAACTTCGCAGCGCTCACTGGTACCTCCTGGGTTTCTCAAGGTACAGTGACCATTTCCTCATGCTCTTCAGTTCAGCAGCTACTTCCGTATGACTGCTGTGTTGCACATTTCTTAGCAAAGGTTTTTGGTTCTTCGTGTGATCTTGCCAGTAGCTAGGATCATGCGCATGTCGCGGAGTTTTGCTTTGTCCATTCCTCTGTTAGTTCTTATACCCGCAGCACAACACACGCACTGGCTTCAGGTTTCTGAAGCCTGAGATACCAGCAGCATCTCTGAACTCTGAATCGCTGTTGGTATGCCACCGGGTCTCGTGCTTCACGCAAATGGCGACCAAAATTAAAGAACTCGATCACGCAAACAGTGTGAGAAACTTGTCCCAGACATATCTCGGTTTGGTCCTTGCTTCATGATACGGTAACACCGGCAgaggcgaaactgaagcttcgtgtGATGGGGACACGACACGATCAGTTGGTGTCGTTCGTGCTGTGCTTGTTGCCTGGAGGCCCTGGACAGAGCGAGTGGTGTCGGCGTGCGTGTGGTTGGTTGGTGTACCTGGCGACAGCCGCTGCCCGCGGCCGGGCAGTCGGCAGACATCCTCCTCAGATCCGGATCACGTTGTGTTGCCGTTCTTCGTTCCAAGATCACGCACTTGATGTTGCTTTCCAGGATTCTTAGGAAGGATCACGTGTCGCGTTCTTGCCTTCTTGGTTCTTGCCATGCGCGGCTGACACGCGTTCTGTGGCGGATTCTGTATGTCTGACAGATCTCGACAGCCAGCAGCGTGTCGTCGCGGAGAACACCGGCAGGCGAGACCACTCGGCCACGTGCCCCGATATTACAAGGCCGCCGAGGAATCCCGGGACGAAGAAGCCGAGGGACGGCTCGCCGCCGGCGTCGCCACCGTCACCGGCGGCTCGTGTCGACGCTGCTGCAGATGACGCGCGATAATCTGAACTGTGTTGCTCCGGTCTCCCTCCATTCCGAGTTTGTGTACGCGAGCGCGAGGCTACAAAGAGTCAAAGATTGCTTGTTTGGTCGTCGTCTGATCGCCCCCAGCTTTGGCGTCAAAGTATGTACTATGTGtttatgttatatatatatatatatatatatatatatatatatatatatatatatatatatatatataaatcctGTCTCAGCCAACTTGCAAAGGTTGCCACAATCGTAGATTCTAATCGAACAGTACAGGTTTAAATCAGATCGTAAATAAACATATATAAAAAGTTATAGAAAAGAAGCTAGACTCTTGAAAGGACCGGATAATTAAACAGCTCTGTTAATTAAAATCCTAAGTAAAATCACATGGCCACATCACATTGAGCTAGGCTGCAGTCTAGCAGCCTTGGAATAATCAACGTGCAACCCCCATTATCCGGAACCATATTTCTATGGTGTCGGCCATCCCCCGTCGGAATTGAGAGCCTCGCTAATCTCCAAAGGAAAACACGGATCTTAGATGAGCACAACTCAATCCATTAATTCCTTTTTCCTGTGATCTAGCCGCAGGCGTCCCTCTGACATTCTGGGGACTGTCCGTCGCCATCCTCCCCGCCAAGAGATCCCAACTCGCTCGACGGTCCTCAGCCTTCCTGCCAAGGCCGCGGAGTTGCATAAGGTAGCGCCGTAGTCAATATTGGCCTGTTAAGCGGTGTTTTGATGGGCCAGGTCCGAGTGGGTATTG
This portion of the Zea mays cultivar B73 chromosome 2, Zm-B73-REFERENCE-NAM-5.0, whole genome shotgun sequence genome encodes:
- the LOC103648377 gene encoding CRIB domain-containing protein RIC10; translated protein: MRPADERFCRHTSRHYARDRCYISFFLDDHRTSRLMQHLCQPQEKPLKPLIAACPRSLTVLACFPSPCVLSGTASCAARRRSPMACKVKGIFKGLKAFSRIFAVKEHEMEIGCPTDVKHVAHIGWDSAAGGASPSWMNDIMASSDLSSLGNFAALTGTSWVSQDLDSQQRVVAENTGRRDHSATCPDITRPPRNPGTKKPRDGSPPASPPSPAARVDAAADDAR